A genome region from Methylobacterium sp. FF17 includes the following:
- a CDS encoding phage tail assembly chaperone, producing the protein MSPTGGSAPEPPSAFPWDEALALGLGRLRWRPRDFWRATPRELMAAAGLTAPRTLDRAGLRDLIARHPDPT; encoded by the coding sequence TTGAGCCCCACGGGGGGGAGCGCGCCGGAGCCGCCCTCCGCCTTCCCGTGGGACGAGGCGCTCGCGCTGGGTCTCGGACGCCTGCGCTGGCGCCCGCGCGACTTCTGGCGCGCCACGCCGCGCGAATTGATGGCCGCCGCCGGTCTGACCGCCCCCCGCACCCTCGACCGGGCCGGCCTGCGGGACCTGATCGCGCGACACCCCGACCCGACCTGA
- a CDS encoding S1 family peptidase: protein MARGYGPLRSSVLVPGLALLLAVAPARAVVGGRPDPGAAASAVMVLSSNGGVCTGIVVAPDAVLTAGHCVGGRAEHRVHYKDEAGAPVLAEIAARAPHPGYDAGAVAGRRRSIDLALVRLAAPLPARFRPAALSAAMPRAGERLTLAGYGVAAPGDARSTGTYRSLELAVVEPHGPSRILVWLGAGPGGASACHGDSGGPIGPGSAVLAVSAWVAGKACGGISQGVLLGPQRDWIDRTLAGWRSAACWSES from the coding sequence ATGGCGCGCGGATATGGTCCGCTTCGAAGCTCGGTGCTGGTTCCGGGTCTGGCCCTGCTCCTCGCGGTGGCGCCGGCCCGGGCCGTGGTCGGCGGGCGTCCGGACCCGGGGGCGGCGGCCTCGGCCGTGATGGTGCTGTCCTCGAACGGCGGCGTCTGCACGGGCATCGTCGTGGCGCCGGACGCGGTGCTCACCGCCGGCCACTGCGTCGGGGGGCGCGCCGAACATCGGGTGCACTACAAGGACGAGGCGGGCGCGCCCGTGCTTGCCGAGATCGCCGCGCGGGCCCCGCATCCCGGCTACGATGCCGGCGCGGTGGCGGGGCGGCGCCGCTCCATCGACCTCGCCCTGGTGCGCCTCGCCGCGCCGCTGCCGGCCCGCTTCCGGCCCGCCGCGCTGAGTGCGGCGATGCCGCGCGCCGGGGAGCGCCTGACGCTCGCGGGCTACGGCGTGGCCGCGCCGGGGGATGCGCGCAGCACCGGCACCTACCGCAGCCTCGAACTCGCCGTGGTCGAGCCCCACGGCCCGAGCCGCATCCTGGTCTGGCTCGGCGCCGGCCCCGGCGGGGCGAGCGCCTGCCACGGGGATTCCGGCGGCCCGATCGGCCCCGGCTCCGCGGTCCTGGCGGTCTCGGCCTGGGTGGCCGGCAAGGCCTGCGGCGGCATCTCGCAGGGCGTCCTCCTCGGGCCGCAGCGGGATTGGATCGACCGCACGCTCGCGGGGTGGCGGTCCGCCGCGTGCTGGTCGGAATCCTGA
- a CDS encoding phage tail tape measure protein: protein MAETEIDRTSTARVRQLDTLDRLAQKFGQSLQKALSINVGTGRQLDSVLGTLTTKLSNVALKAALKPVKAGITRLVNGLMSTGAEGEATAFARGGVLAQGRVRPFAQGGVVAAPTYFPMRDGLGLMGEAGPEAILPLRRGADGRLGVAAGGGGSGGNGSGGVTVHIATPDIEGFRRSEAQVAASLARAVARGRRGL from the coding sequence ATGGCCGAGACCGAGATCGACCGCACCAGCACCGCCCGCGTCCGCCAGCTCGACACCCTGGACCGCCTCGCCCAGAAGTTCGGCCAGAGCCTGCAGAAGGCCCTCAGCATCAATGTCGGGACCGGACGCCAGCTCGACAGCGTGCTCGGTACCCTGACCACCAAGCTCTCGAACGTGGCGCTGAAAGCCGCCCTGAAGCCGGTCAAGGCCGGCATCACCCGGCTGGTGAACGGCCTGATGAGTACCGGCGCAGAGGGCGAGGCCACGGCCTTCGCGCGGGGCGGCGTGCTGGCGCAGGGGCGCGTGCGTCCCTTCGCGCAGGGCGGCGTCGTGGCGGCCCCCACCTACTTTCCCATGCGCGACGGACTCGGCCTGATGGGCGAGGCCGGACCGGAGGCGATCCTGCCCCTGAGGCGCGGGGCCGACGGGCGCCTCGGCGTCGCGGCGGGCGGCGGCGGTTCGGGCGGGAATGGCTCGGGCGGCGTCACCGTCCACATCGCCACGCCCGACATCGAGGGCTTCCGCCGCTCCGAGGCGCAGGTGGCCGCGAGCCTCGCCCGCGCGGTGGCGCGGGGCCGGCGCGGCCTGTGA
- a CDS encoding head-tail connector protein, with the protein MTPIRVDAADVEPVTLAEMRGYLRLDPDDAGAEDALVERLIAAARAQVEVAARRILVPGRYRLMLTAWPRHGWLPLPLSPLLAVARAGLVDEAGAVTDLAPGLVRLGDDPHEAPGLVVEAGVPPLLRRAALIEVDAGHGGAGPPVPPALVQAIRLLVAHAFEHRGDTSVPPPPGVASLVEPLRRLRL; encoded by the coding sequence ATGACCCCGATACGCGTGGATGCCGCCGACGTCGAGCCGGTGACCCTGGCCGAGATGCGCGGGTACCTGCGCCTCGATCCCGACGATGCGGGCGCCGAGGACGCGCTGGTGGAGCGCCTGATCGCGGCGGCGCGGGCACAGGTGGAGGTCGCCGCCCGGCGCATCCTGGTGCCGGGGCGCTACCGCCTGATGCTCACCGCCTGGCCCCGCCACGGGTGGCTGCCGCTGCCCCTGAGCCCCCTCCTCGCCGTGGCGCGGGCGGGGCTCGTGGACGAGGCCGGCGCCGTCACCGACCTCGCGCCCGGCCTCGTCCGCCTCGGCGACGACCCGCACGAGGCGCCCGGCCTCGTCGTCGAGGCCGGGGTGCCGCCGCTCCTGCGCCGCGCCGCGCTGATCGAGGTCGATGCCGGCCATGGCGGCGCCGGGCCGCCCGTGCCGCCGGCCCTGGTCCAGGCCATCCGGCTCCTCGTCGCCCATGCCTTCGAGCATCGCGGCGACACGTCCGTTCCCCCGCCCCCGGGGGTCGCCTCCCTCGTCGAGCCCTTGCGGCGGCTGCGGCTCTAG
- a CDS encoding phage head closure protein: MIQSRPRAPIGARRRRFVLERPQEDPDGFGGVVRRFVAGPLLWGAIEPLGQVERVRLGRAEALPTHRVRFAYGPEITPAMRLASGPRRFAVWIAGDPDGRRRELVCHVEELTAGGAAA; the protein is encoded by the coding sequence ATGATCCAGTCCCGTCCCCGCGCGCCCATCGGCGCGCGGCGCCGCCGCTTCGTGCTCGAACGCCCCCAGGAGGATCCCGACGGGTTCGGCGGGGTGGTGCGCCGGTTCGTCGCCGGCCCGCTGCTGTGGGGGGCGATCGAGCCCCTCGGCCAGGTCGAGCGGGTGCGCCTCGGCCGGGCCGAGGCCCTGCCCACCCACCGGGTGCGGTTCGCCTACGGCCCCGAGATCACCCCCGCGATGCGACTCGCCAGCGGCCCCCGCCGCTTCGCCGTCTGGATCGCGGGCGACCCCGACGGGCGCCGGCGCGAGCTGGTCTGCCACGTGGAGGAACTGACCGCCGGGGGAGCCGCCGCGTGA
- a CDS encoding DUF3168 domain-containing protein has product MSLAPTPTSPLLALRAAILAYLALDAPLAQLMGGAFRLTDEPPRGATPVYALFGDAEIRDDSVDGARRHRHALSLTVFARPGSLRSAVDAAERIADLLHDAPLSLSGHALVRLDLEAIAVRRDPASGEARASLTLRAITERLLA; this is encoded by the coding sequence GTGAGCCTGGCCCCCACCCCCACCAGCCCGCTGCTCGCCCTGCGCGCCGCGATCCTGGCCTATCTCGCCCTCGACGCGCCCCTGGCCCAGCTGATGGGCGGGGCCTTCCGCCTCACCGACGAGCCGCCGCGCGGGGCGACGCCGGTCTACGCCCTGTTCGGGGATGCCGAGATCCGCGACGACTCCGTCGATGGCGCCCGGCGCCACCGGCACGCCCTGAGCCTCACGGTGTTCGCCCGACCCGGCTCGCTGCGCAGCGCAGTCGACGCCGCCGAGCGCATCGCCGACCTCCTCCACGATGCGCCCCTGAGCCTCTCGGGACACGCCCTGGTGCGCCTCGACCTGGAGGCCATCGCGGTGCGGCGCGACCCCGCCAGCGGCGAGGCCCGCGCCAGCCTGACCCTGCGGGCGATCACCGAGCGCCTGCTCGCCTGA
- a CDS encoding S1 family peptidase, translating into MLPTALRTHAQPRLIRRTGAALALAASCALAPAPASAVINGEVSRDPDGLRASVVRIESTQGEICSGTLIARDIVLTAAHCVMHQAGYSVVAVDRAFRQRRINAIAASMHPDFVPGTTPEDQPGIDLALIKLAEPLGGDFQPLDPRGGAINTGDAVDIAGFGVVAENRRNTARTLRQAHLVSIGSLQVANRVTVVTDRRRLAETAGAGACLGDSGGPILRGGRGGYQVVGVVSWSSGAMRQDKKARTACGGFTAVTPTSEHTGWINQRAAELARMPSGASIGATRSDWMAKPGRR; encoded by the coding sequence ATGCTGCCGACCGCGCTGCGCACGCATGCCCAGCCCAGATTGATCCGCCGGACCGGGGCCGCCCTGGCGCTCGCGGCTTCGTGCGCCCTCGCGCCCGCGCCGGCCTCCGCCGTCATCAACGGCGAGGTCTCGCGCGACCCCGACGGCCTGCGCGCCTCGGTGGTGCGGATCGAGAGCACCCAGGGCGAGATCTGCTCGGGCACCCTCATCGCCCGGGACATCGTGCTCACCGCCGCGCATTGCGTGATGCATCAGGCCGGCTACAGCGTGGTCGCGGTGGACCGGGCTTTTCGCCAGCGCCGCATCAACGCGATCGCCGCCTCCATGCATCCCGATTTCGTGCCCGGCACCACGCCGGAGGACCAGCCGGGCATCGACCTGGCGCTCATCAAGCTCGCCGAGCCGCTGGGCGGCGACTTCCAGCCCCTCGACCCGCGCGGGGGCGCCATCAACACCGGCGACGCCGTGGATATCGCGGGTTTCGGGGTGGTGGCCGAGAACCGGCGCAACACCGCCCGCACCCTGCGCCAGGCCCACCTCGTCTCGATCGGCTCCCTCCAGGTGGCCAACCGCGTCACGGTGGTGACCGACCGCCGGCGGCTGGCCGAGACGGCGGGCGCGGGCGCGTGCCTGGGCGATTCCGGCGGGCCGATCCTGCGCGGCGGCCGCGGCGGCTACCAGGTCGTCGGCGTGGTGAGCTGGTCGAGCGGCGCCATGCGCCAGGACAAGAAGGCCCGCACCGCCTGCGGCGGCTTCACGGCGGTGACCCCCACGAGCGAGCATACGGGCTGGATCAACCAGCGCGCCGCCGAACTCGCCCGCATGCCGTCCGGCGCCTCCATCGGCGCCACCCGCTCGGACTGGATGGCCAAGCCCGGCCGGCGCTGA
- a CDS encoding phage major tail protein, TP901-1 family → MAAQRGKDLLIRIATSGGFVAVAGLRARQIAFNAEAVDVTNADSAGRWRELLAGAGVRRAALSGSGVFRDEASDARLRQVFFDGTLESFQIVVPAFGTLEGLFQITSLEYRGDHAGEVTFDMALDSAGPLAFTAA, encoded by the coding sequence ATGGCAGCCCAACGCGGCAAGGACCTGCTCATCCGCATCGCGACCAGCGGCGGCTTCGTCGCCGTGGCGGGCCTGCGCGCCCGCCAGATCGCCTTCAACGCGGAGGCGGTGGACGTCACGAACGCCGATTCCGCCGGGCGCTGGCGCGAACTCCTGGCCGGGGCCGGGGTCCGACGCGCCGCCCTCTCGGGCTCCGGCGTGTTCCGCGACGAGGCCTCGGACGCCCGCCTGCGCCAGGTGTTCTTCGACGGGACGCTGGAGAGCTTCCAGATCGTGGTGCCGGCCTTCGGCACCCTGGAGGGCCTGTTCCAGATCACCAGCCTCGAATATCGCGGGGATCACGCCGGCGAGGTCACCTTCGACATGGCCCTCGACTCGGCCGGCCCCCTCGCCTTCACGGCCGCCTGA
- a CDS encoding cupin domain-containing protein, with amino-acid sequence MDQTNRRMFLGALAAGGSLAAGGAFAAEDGHAAGADVAPDSTFLRTIPRKPGPAPAFTASLDTGPIKATSGGWAREITAHQLPLATGIAGAHIFLNAGGVREMHWHASAEWGYIVAGHCQATVIDEAGEMEVVNFAPGDTWYFPGGHAHAIQTLGTEPCHAILAFDDGLFGEHGTFGLTDWMSRMEPAILRGALGVPEATLAALPGGETYIIQGPVVPRDSAAARAERPLPPARTHRFALAEAAAIAEGAGSAMRVAPARAFPVSSGMTGLLVRLAPGAVHGPHWHTRANEWHYVVRGRTRVTLFGQDKHMAVAELGPGDCAYLPRSCGHSVENIGSETAEIVGVHDSGLFDETLLATWLARVPRAMLAANLGLGEQAVAGFPSAAQTFSRPVKDRT; translated from the coding sequence ATGGACCAGACCAACCGCCGCATGTTTCTCGGCGCACTCGCGGCCGGAGGCAGCCTGGCCGCCGGAGGCGCGTTCGCGGCGGAGGACGGCCATGCGGCGGGCGCCGACGTGGCCCCAGATTCCACCTTCCTGCGCACGATCCCCCGCAAGCCCGGGCCCGCCCCCGCCTTCACGGCCTCGCTGGATACCGGCCCGATCAAGGCGACCTCCGGCGGCTGGGCGCGGGAGATCACCGCGCACCAGCTTCCCCTCGCCACGGGGATCGCGGGCGCCCACATCTTCCTCAATGCGGGCGGGGTGCGCGAGATGCACTGGCACGCCTCGGCCGAGTGGGGCTACATCGTCGCCGGCCACTGTCAGGCGACCGTGATCGACGAGGCCGGCGAGATGGAGGTCGTCAACTTCGCGCCCGGCGACACCTGGTACTTTCCAGGCGGCCACGCGCACGCGATCCAGACCCTCGGGACCGAGCCGTGCCACGCGATCCTGGCCTTCGACGACGGCCTCTTCGGCGAGCACGGGACCTTCGGGCTGACCGACTGGATGAGCCGAATGGAGCCGGCGATCCTGCGCGGCGCCCTCGGCGTGCCGGAGGCAACCCTCGCGGCCCTGCCGGGCGGCGAGACCTACATCATCCAGGGTCCCGTCGTGCCCCGCGACAGCGCGGCCGCGCGCGCGGAGCGCCCCCTGCCGCCGGCGCGCACCCATCGCTTCGCGCTGGCCGAGGCCGCCGCCATCGCCGAGGGCGCCGGGTCCGCGATGCGGGTGGCGCCCGCGCGCGCCTTCCCGGTCTCGTCGGGGATGACCGGCCTTCTGGTGCGCCTCGCACCGGGTGCGGTGCATGGCCCCCACTGGCACACGCGGGCGAACGAGTGGCACTACGTCGTGCGGGGACGCACGCGCGTGACCCTATTCGGCCAGGACAAGCACATGGCGGTGGCCGAGCTCGGGCCGGGCGACTGCGCCTACCTGCCCCGCTCCTGCGGGCATTCGGTGGAGAACATCGGCTCCGAGACGGCCGAGATCGTCGGCGTGCACGACAGCGGCCTCTTCGACGAGACCCTGCTGGCGACGTGGCTGGCGCGGGTGCCGCGCGCGATGCTCGCCGCCAACCTCGGCCTCGGCGAACAGGCGGTCGCCGGCTTCCCGTCGGCGGCCCAGACCTTCAGCCGGCCGGTGAAGGACCGCACCTGA
- a CDS encoding gene transfer agent family protein: protein MANRRRGEVALALGPERYTLCLTLGALAELEDALGATDLPDLATRFAGGRLRSRDLIALLGAALRGGGHDLDAAAVAALPLGGNLDAIATALGAVLVAAFGEAPEVP, encoded by the coding sequence ATGGCCAACCGCAGGCGCGGCGAGGTGGCCCTGGCGCTGGGCCCCGAGCGCTACACCCTCTGCCTGACCCTCGGCGCGCTCGCCGAGCTGGAGGACGCCCTCGGCGCCACGGACCTGCCCGACCTCGCGACCCGGTTCGCGGGCGGACGGCTGCGGAGCCGCGACCTCATCGCGCTCCTCGGCGCGGCCCTGCGCGGGGGCGGGCACGACCTCGACGCGGCGGCCGTCGCCGCGCTGCCCCTCGGGGGAAACCTCGATGCCATCGCGACCGCCCTCGGCGCGGTGCTGGTCGCCGCCTTCGGGGAAGCCCCCGAGGTCCCTTGA